In Cryptococcus gattii WM276 chromosome B, complete sequence, the DNA window AACGCGTTTACCTGCACTTGGGTGGGGGAAATTTCTTCAGTATCGGTAACCTTGAGCTTGGACAGGTCAGGTGAACAGGGCACTGAAGGTATTGGTGCACGACAGGATTCCTCTTGGCGGGTTGCCTGTAGAATGTCAAATCGGGTTCCCGAGTACTGTCCTTGCATGCAGGAAGCACATACGTTAAAACACCCGGTATCATCGTCCTTGCCATCAATGGGCGACCTTTGGCTACGTGACTTTCAGACTCTTTCACCTGCAGTACGCCGAATAGGTGATGCTTTTAAACTAAACTTACGATTTGCTAATTTCTCCAGGGTTCCTGATAGGGATGGCAAATGGCCTAAGAGGCTTAGAACGAGGGGAAACATTTGGTGAGTAAGACATTGCCAAGTTATATGGGTGGTGGATCACGTGCGACGGTAGAAAGGAAGTTGTGAAAGGCAATTGAGAATAGCAGAAAAAAAGCAGCTGCAGTTGCAAAACGAGCGTAATATCTTAATGAGTGTGCGCGTTggtgggagagggaaaaggattaggaagagagaatgaagttgaagaaatggacgtaagagaggaggaggaaggagataGATGAAAATGGAGAGATCTTATAGTGCACCGCTGGGCGATTGGACCCAATATCTCTCAAGAGTTCCAAAGGATGGATGATAGGTCAGGTCCGAGAAATTAAATATGTCGTGCACGGTTCTTGCGTATTTAGGTCCAACTCGGATAGTGAGGAAGTCAGTTGCGAAAGTGGTTGATCAGTTGGTAGGAAGAGTAATGGCAGTCTGTGGGTGGCAAACGGTATTCAGGTTGAGTTCCACCCAAGTTACAGAACGGCATTGTTCAAAGGCGGGAGTGCCGGTAGATGTAGAGCGTGGTCGCCAGATTCGATGGAGGAACACTGATGGGGCTTGTGCGCGGAAATCAGTCGGCATACGGGCGTACAGTAGCACAGGAACTCTGACGTAGCCAATTGCTAGCTAGCCGTCATCTGTCAGCTATGGGCTCATGGGAAAGGAGGTATATACGGTTGAAGCTTATAGTGTGCGATTCTTCCCAATTTATCATTTATCTATAGCTCGGAGACGGAATTCGGTTTGACGGAAGATCCTGCGCTAGCTGCGCCAAGTCTCACTGTATTCCTGCATGCTACATGGCAGGGCCAAAATCATTATTTTCTTTTACCCTTCTTATTCTTTCCGCCAGCGCCACTGCCTGCAGAGTGGCCACCAGTACTTCCCTGAGTGAAGCCCGTACCCATACTCTCCTTGGCGcccttctttttgctttGAGCAGTAATGTATGACAATCTCTGGCGTAGAGGAATCCATCTTTCAGGCTGTTGGCCCATAAATTGTTGAAGATGGTTGTATTTCACCAGTAGGGAGATGGAGGGAGCGCAGGAGCATCGGAAAATAAGCACAGTCAGCAAGCTGAGACCTCAGTAGGAGACAGACGTACATCTTCTGTGAATTCGTTTCCAGCAACCGCCCCTTTAGGTAGCTTATGCCTGGGTCTACTCCTCTTATTCTTTTCTTCTGGGGCCTTGACTGCTGCCGTTTTCTTTTCCACCGTAGCTGCCAGACCACCCGTCGACCAACCAGTAGGCAAAGAAGGCACAATATTCTCAAGGTCTGCAGCGTTCATCGGAGTTTGAGATGTGGAAGAAATGGTAGTGGAGAGGTGAGAATGATATCCGTGAGCGTCAAATTCGAGGTGTGCTGTGGTGGCGGATAGATTGGTGACAATGTCAGCGTGCTCTGGTGATGACTTTTGTCGAGTTAGCCTAGAAAACAATGATACTGATGACACTCACAGCATCGCCGTTGGCAAGCATGTTCTCGTAAATCTCTTGAGCTTGGCTGTATTCGCCTAGTCGGTATAACTACATAGTAGATTATAAACGTTTATCCGATAAGTCCTAACCAAACAACTCACGATTTGCGCCTCTAAATGGTCCATTTTACGGCCCTTCTCATTCAACCCCTTCAAGACCTCCAGtgcctctttctccctATGGAGTCTGTACAAGCAATATGCTCTTTCAAAATCAAGCGATCCTTCATGAGAGGGATGGTCAAGAAGCGAGAGCGCGGAAGTGTAATCGTCGGTTTGAAGGTGCAGGAACAAAAGGGTCTGGAAGGCAGTTTGGCTTGAAGCGTCAACGGCCAAAACTGAGGGGGAAAATCATTAGCAAAGAGCTTCGCAGGCCAGCTCTGGGGAAGACTCACTCTTCTTACAGGTCTTGATGGCGTTTTCAAAATACCCATCATCCACTTGGTCCGTCAAAGCACGATACAGTTTAGGCAATCGTTCCTCTGCTGGCCGGGGAGGCCTGGGAGTGAATGGTTTGCGCTTGGGCGTCGAGGCAGGCTTTGCAGGTGGGGCCATTATTAATCAGGCTCACAAAGGTTGTGCACCGAACAGCAACTTAGATGAAACGAGACCATCCAGGCCGTACTATATTAAGAGGATCGACACTAGGTGGCAGGGGGTGACACAGTTATCAGTCTCACAGTTAAATTTCTGGAATCAGTCTCATTAACAATCAGTTACGCGCTTGCGGTCATAGCCGATAAAAGTCTAAAAATGATGCCATAACTAAATAATACGTCCACAGGCCACGTTTAAAGCTGCGTAATTGTAAGTAATAGGCTTGTATATTTAGTAACACTGCGGCCTTTTATCGGATCGGCGTCTAATTTTCTTTATCTCAATTTCCATGTGACCTCTTGCAGGGCACACAAGCTTGAGTCTTTTCTTACCCATTCCATCAGATATTGCTTTAGTGGCATTACAATGCGCCAATGTCCGGTATAATGGCCCCCTTTCAACATCCGCTTTCGACAGAGTCTCTCGCCCCAAAGGCCGACCTACTTGCGGCCTCTTCTGGACAGGTATCTCTGCCGCCAGATCCTTCGCCGATGACTCTATGCGAGTCACGATTAGCAACGGGGTCTGGGGAGATAAAACTCGAAAGGACATCCACTAGG includes these proteins:
- a CDS encoding Hypothetical Protein (Similar to TIGR gene model, INSD accession AAW41828.1), translating into MAPPAKPASTPKRKPFTPRPPRPAEERLPKLYRALTDQVDDGYFENAIKTCKKILAVDASSQTAFQTLLFLHLQTDDYTSALSLLDHPSHEGSLDFERAYCLYRLHREKEALEVLKGLNEKGRKMDHLEAQILYRLGEYSQAQEIYENMLANGDASSPEHADIVTNLSATTAHLEFDAHGYHSHLSTTISSTSQTPMNAADLENIVPSLPTGWSTGGLAATVEKKTAAVKAPEEKNKRSRPRHKLPKGAVAGNEFTEDPERWIPLRQRLSYITAQSKKKGAKESMGTGFTQGSTGGHSAGSGAGGKNKKGKRK